The following are encoded together in the Eubacterium sp. 1001713B170207_170306_E7 genome:
- a CDS encoding LytTR family DNA-binding domain-containing protein, with translation MKILLCEDNIEDMEEARACIAAAAEACPEDCVLEVCDSALACRAWLGTGVPDLVFMDIFMGGASGIALAREIRSQSETAQIVFLTCSNEFAAESYEVRAMDYLLKPPSPDQVQRIFEQCMKSRKAAPRHIVIKRGRDEVKVVEAGILYIKTVGNETSVYTKTGVISAYYPLKEIEKQLDPGRFLLIRRGLIASLGYIELVEGDYCVLKNGEEYAISRKNKAEIRKKFYDYQFSQIEGS, from the coding sequence ATGAAAATTTTACTGTGTGAAGACAATATCGAAGACATGGAAGAAGCCCGCGCCTGCATTGCCGCCGCCGCAGAGGCCTGCCCGGAGGACTGTGTGCTGGAGGTCTGCGACAGCGCCCTGGCCTGCAGAGCCTGGCTTGGGACAGGGGTTCCAGACCTGGTCTTTATGGATATCTTTATGGGCGGAGCCTCAGGCATCGCACTGGCGCGGGAAATCCGGAGCCAGAGCGAGACGGCGCAGATCGTGTTTTTAACCTGCTCCAACGAGTTTGCCGCCGAATCCTATGAGGTCAGGGCCATGGACTACCTGCTCAAGCCGCCGTCGCCGGACCAGGTGCAGAGGATCTTTGAGCAGTGTATGAAAAGCCGGAAGGCCGCGCCGCGGCACATCGTGATCAAACGCGGCCGCGACGAGGTGAAAGTCGTGGAGGCGGGCATTTTGTACATTAAGACCGTGGGCAACGAAACCAGCGTTTACACGAAAACCGGAGTGATCAGCGCCTATTATCCGCTCAAGGAAATCGAAAAACAGCTGGACCCCGGGCGTTTTCTGCTCATCCGCAGGGGCCTCATCGCCAGCCTGGGCTACATCGAGCTTGTGGAGGGGGATTACTGCGTGCTCAAAAATGGTGAGGAGTACGCCATCAGCCGGAAAAACAAGGCGGAGATTCGGAAAAAATTCTATGATTATCAATTTTCACAGATCGAGGGGAGCTGA
- a CDS encoding sensor histidine kinase — protein sequence MLESNLFIRYFLGFWVQVAPVAALCYLAFDPEDYRLPAGRLAGLNAAAMLLLSILQTLAWIWNEQLHGQDYESAFSGNSLLFYISLLLCFGLFLFCVRSTVVKKLLVFSMGFAYAVFAASCANLFLVRFGSVPFWSDALERGVMLQGGSIYIILLVEVLTLPPLLLFMRRMVCPVLRVMDTKTSRYLCLTIIVMLLLYSASYTQVTFDFDTVVFVFYCLTLCVFGAFGVFFYTAGQMNKTRETEEKARQLEHQIQLEELNYRNIVGNLENARLIRHDVRHHLRLIGELAEGGNTGAIQDYIRAYDDRVRSEAMVQVSDNYIFNSIYQYYRAKCAESGIRLSARVRLEPEPGISQVDLTVLFSNILENAFNACREMEDSRGFIDLRVGSVESSLVIILKNSADVAASKTALTTAELRHTKQNGRQSLGLQSVQSIVDAHYGHVEYHCEKGVFITKISMICTHKGTEAKRRKET from the coding sequence GTGCTGGAATCCAACCTTTTTATCCGTTATTTTCTGGGCTTCTGGGTGCAGGTGGCGCCGGTGGCGGCCCTGTGCTACCTGGCCTTTGATCCAGAGGACTACCGCCTGCCGGCAGGAAGGCTGGCAGGCCTGAACGCGGCCGCCATGCTGCTGCTCTCAATACTCCAGACCCTGGCCTGGATCTGGAACGAACAGCTTCACGGCCAGGACTACGAGTCGGCCTTCAGCGGCAACAGCCTGCTTTTCTACATCTCCCTGCTTTTGTGCTTTGGGCTGTTTCTGTTCTGCGTGCGCAGCACGGTGGTCAAAAAGCTGCTGGTTTTTTCCATGGGCTTTGCCTACGCGGTTTTTGCGGCCTCCTGCGCCAACCTTTTTCTGGTGCGCTTCGGCAGTGTGCCCTTCTGGTCGGACGCTCTGGAGAGGGGCGTTATGCTGCAGGGGGGCTCCATCTACATTATCCTGCTGGTCGAGGTTCTGACCCTGCCGCCGCTGCTTTTGTTCATGCGCCGCATGGTCTGTCCGGTGCTGCGGGTGATGGACACCAAAACCAGCCGCTACCTGTGCCTGACCATCATTGTCATGCTGCTGCTCTACAGCGCCAGCTACACCCAGGTGACCTTTGATTTTGACACTGTGGTCTTTGTGTTTTACTGCCTGACCCTGTGCGTGTTCGGGGCCTTTGGCGTCTTTTTCTACACCGCCGGGCAGATGAACAAAACCCGTGAAACCGAGGAGAAAGCCCGCCAGCTGGAGCACCAGATCCAGCTCGAGGAGCTCAACTACCGGAATATCGTCGGCAATCTGGAGAACGCCCGGCTGATCCGGCACGATGTGCGGCACCATCTGCGGCTCATCGGCGAGCTGGCCGAAGGCGGCAATACCGGGGCCATTCAGGATTATATCCGCGCCTACGACGACCGCGTCCGGTCCGAGGCCATGGTGCAGGTCTCAGACAACTATATTTTTAACAGCATCTATCAGTATTACCGGGCAAAATGCGCGGAAAGCGGCATCCGGCTGAGCGCGAGGGTCAGACTGGAACCGGAGCCGGGCATCAGCCAGGTGGATCTTACGGTTCTGTTCTCCAACATTCTGGAAAACGCCTTTAACGCCTGCCGGGAGATGGAGGATTCCAGAGGCTTTATTGATCTGAGGGTCGGTTCTGTGGAAAGCTCCCTGGTCATTATCCTGAAAAACAGCGCGGACGTGGCCGCCTCAAAAACAGCCCTGACCACCGCAGAGCTCCGGCACACCAAACAGAACGGACGGCAGAGCCTTGGGCTGCAGAGCGTCCAGAGCATTGTGGATGCCCACTACGGCCATGTGGAATACCACTGCGAAAAAGGGGTGTTTATCACCAAAATCAGTATGATCTGTACCCATAAAGGGACAGAAGCAAAGAGGAGGAAAGAAACATGA
- a CDS encoding S8 family serine peptidase codes for MKKRISGILLSLLLVFSTVPAGALAQEETPADYGTPGVDYAEGEAIVYVKGGAQALRSPNALGRSAAPAYETEELMTVEDTATSADTGSPLLRSAAVEAGRSLVLVRSGQDTGSLIAELESNPNVDFAEPNYYVEAYTTGEPTDPGYAYQWALRNQLNNKAPAAPNPAVDINAVEAWSKAGTDNTPVVAVLDSGVDYNHPDLKEVMWNEGMNHEPLTQMGGGTYGYNAVGGLEGERGTNDPMDTSVGHGTHCAGIIGARWNNSLGVAGVSPAVKIMAVRFLGSGNVGTVDAAIKGYAYIQAAAKDGVKVAAVNNSWGPGNYAGRELRSVSTAVTAIGQEFGVVSCFAAGNSNTNNDLNSGGNISSPYAIRVGAMDSEGYRSGFSCYGEKTVDVFAPGSQILSATTTNTKGFAMNLHTMPAQYLPQLQDAADNYFYEDFEGADPKVGMRLLDAQGNIVENVTGSALSPGYASDKGLQLSLDKIENGQGFAIELVFNRSDLAGIDRSSPFYMAFQGGCDNAMYGQTLLVQYQNAAGEWTGINSTQVLSTDEAGQPTDYLPARLRMYDHNWTQSSQEVNLPDFGQYGSTDPSSKVTLRLVPMPASEDQPGVMSGRDDSKSALFRLDDLGFGKKASDYFYSDGTSMATPVVAGMAALLSATFDSQATRAGHAAEICARIKGGVNRAEAQDLVNMSVSDGFVDFGAAFDQSQCVPVLNDLKIENGMATLSGYFFGSAQGAVTVAGQPAAIVENGWSDNSITFTLPEGLTGEREVMVTRPGEETKYGRASFAISAGTRNYTTLTAPDLKLGESSGYPLRSADLIPTAMAATDSKIAYLGAMLETDALHLSLYDISSGTWSPESIALPEEGNFMKVDTLYSLTGGKTKFYFLYNIQEGGEGLVKIGTYDPGSSSWTTVRAEDLDGSERLVVYKDQLLAVGGNTFTNEEGSGISGQAKASVKVVNPQTGKTTGSLPDMPQGRSSAMVSASGSTLMVRGGTNGIMSPEPVTYANTLSFDGTAWTEHPDQFLVDNPAFDKSQTLDCAFGTVNHGMIGVGPVSGLGTDGMLDTWSFRDGVWSGDATRLYSQTKTTQTIGAASGSQFYVLGYTGNSAEPLVFRATTVDYTGPAADPGSDTPTPTVKPEPSVNPNPTVQPTDHNGGKNAGTGLFDTTAGMSLAIAAILLIAAGGGFVVYRKRKNS; via the coding sequence ATGAAAAAGCGAATTTCAGGCATCCTGCTGAGCCTGCTTTTGGTCTTTTCCACCGTGCCGGCAGGAGCGCTGGCCCAGGAGGAGACCCCGGCAGATTACGGAACACCCGGCGTGGACTACGCCGAGGGCGAGGCCATCGTCTATGTAAAGGGCGGCGCCCAGGCCCTGAGAAGCCCGAACGCCCTTGGCCGCAGCGCGGCCCCGGCCTATGAGACCGAGGAGCTCATGACCGTGGAGGACACCGCCACGTCCGCCGATACAGGCAGCCCCCTGCTGCGCAGCGCGGCGGTGGAAGCCGGCAGGAGCCTGGTGCTGGTCCGGAGCGGCCAGGATACCGGGAGTCTCATCGCCGAGCTGGAGAGCAACCCCAATGTGGACTTTGCGGAGCCCAACTACTATGTGGAGGCCTACACCACAGGCGAGCCCACAGACCCGGGCTATGCTTACCAGTGGGCCTTGAGAAATCAGCTCAACAACAAGGCTCCGGCAGCGCCCAACCCCGCTGTTGACATCAACGCTGTGGAGGCCTGGTCAAAGGCCGGTACCGATAACACCCCCGTGGTGGCGGTGCTGGACAGCGGCGTGGATTACAACCACCCGGATCTCAAGGAAGTCATGTGGAACGAGGGTATGAACCATGAGCCGCTCACCCAAATGGGCGGCGGGACCTATGGCTACAACGCAGTGGGCGGCCTGGAGGGCGAACGGGGAACCAATGACCCCATGGATACCAGCGTGGGCCACGGCACCCACTGCGCGGGCATTATTGGCGCCCGGTGGAATAACAGCCTCGGCGTGGCCGGTGTAAGTCCTGCCGTCAAGATCATGGCCGTGCGCTTTCTGGGCAGCGGCAACGTGGGCACAGTGGACGCGGCCATCAAGGGCTATGCCTACATTCAGGCAGCGGCCAAAGACGGCGTCAAGGTAGCCGCCGTCAATAATTCCTGGGGCCCCGGCAATTATGCCGGCCGTGAGCTGCGCTCGGTTTCCACCGCGGTCACCGCTATCGGCCAGGAGTTCGGCGTGGTTTCCTGCTTCGCGGCGGGCAATTCCAACACCAACAACGACCTGAACAGCGGCGGCAATATCAGCAGCCCCTACGCCATCCGTGTCGGTGCCATGGACAGCGAGGGCTACCGCAGCGGCTTCTCCTGCTATGGTGAGAAGACCGTGGACGTCTTTGCCCCGGGCAGCCAGATTTTATCCGCCACCACCACCAACACAAAAGGCTTCGCCATGAATTTGCACACCATGCCAGCCCAGTACCTGCCGCAGCTGCAGGACGCTGCCGACAATTATTTCTACGAGGATTTTGAGGGAGCCGACCCGAAGGTGGGCATGCGCCTCCTGGACGCCCAGGGAAATATCGTGGAGAACGTGACAGGCAGCGCCTTATCGCCCGGTTACGCCAGTGACAAGGGGCTTCAGCTGTCTCTGGACAAAATCGAAAACGGGCAGGGCTTTGCCATCGAGCTGGTTTTTAACCGGAGCGACCTGGCGGGGATTGACCGGAGCAGCCCTTTCTACATGGCCTTCCAGGGCGGCTGCGATAACGCCATGTACGGCCAGACCCTTCTGGTCCAGTACCAGAACGCCGCCGGAGAATGGACCGGCATCAACTCCACCCAGGTGCTGTCAACGGATGAAGCTGGACAACCCACCGATTATCTCCCGGCACGCCTGCGTATGTACGACCACAACTGGACCCAGTCAAGCCAGGAGGTGAATCTGCCCGATTTCGGCCAGTACGGCAGCACAGACCCAAGCAGCAAAGTGACGCTGCGTCTGGTGCCCATGCCCGCGTCCGAGGACCAGCCGGGTGTCATGAGCGGCAGGGACGACAGTAAGAGTGCCCTGTTCCGGCTGGACGACCTGGGCTTTGGCAAAAAAGCTTCGGATTATTTCTATTCCGACGGAACCTCCATGGCGACGCCGGTGGTCGCCGGCATGGCCGCCCTGCTGTCCGCCACCTTTGACAGCCAGGCCACCCGGGCCGGCCACGCGGCAGAAATCTGCGCCCGTATCAAGGGCGGGGTCAACCGTGCCGAGGCCCAGGACCTGGTCAACATGTCCGTGTCCGACGGCTTTGTGGATTTCGGGGCCGCCTTTGACCAGAGCCAGTGCGTGCCCGTGCTCAATGACCTGAAAATCGAGAACGGCATGGCCACCCTCAGCGGCTATTTCTTCGGCAGCGCCCAAGGCGCTGTGACCGTGGCAGGACAGCCGGCGGCCATTGTGGAAAACGGCTGGTCGGATAACAGCATTACCTTCACCCTGCCCGAGGGCCTGACCGGCGAGCGGGAAGTAATGGTCACCAGACCCGGGGAAGAAACAAAATACGGCCGGGCCAGCTTCGCGATCAGCGCCGGCACCAGAAATTACACGACCCTGACCGCGCCGGATCTTAAGCTGGGCGAGAGCAGCGGCTATCCGCTGAGATCAGCGGATTTAATCCCCACCGCCATGGCCGCCACCGACAGCAAAATCGCCTATCTGGGCGCAATGCTGGAAACCGACGCGCTGCACCTGTCCCTTTACGACATTTCATCCGGAACCTGGAGCCCAGAGAGCATTGCCCTGCCGGAGGAAGGCAACTTTATGAAAGTGGACACGCTCTATTCCCTGACCGGGGGCAAGACAAAATTCTATTTCCTGTACAATATTCAGGAAGGCGGGGAAGGTCTTGTGAAAATCGGAACCTATGATCCTGGGAGCAGCTCCTGGACAACCGTCAGGGCAGAGGATCTGGACGGCAGCGAACGGCTGGTGGTTTATAAAGACCAGCTGCTGGCCGTCGGAGGCAACACCTTTACGAATGAAGAAGGGTCAGGCATCAGCGGCCAGGCCAAGGCCAGTGTCAAGGTGGTCAATCCACAGACAGGCAAGACCACCGGAAGCCTGCCCGACATGCCCCAGGGGCGCAGCAGCGCGATGGTCTCGGCCTCGGGCAGCACCCTCATGGTGCGCGGCGGAACCAATGGTATAATGAGCCCGGAACCAGTCACCTATGCCAATACCCTGAGCTTTGACGGCACAGCCTGGACCGAGCATCCAGATCAATTCCTGGTTGACAATCCGGCCTTTGACAAAAGCCAGACCCTGGACTGCGCCTTTGGCACGGTCAATCACGGCATGATCGGCGTGGGCCCGGTAAGCGGGCTCGGCACAGATGGAATGCTGGATACCTGGAGCTTCCGGGACGGCGTCTGGTCCGGCGACGCCACCCGGCTCTACAGCCAGACCAAAACCACCCAGACCATCGGCGCGGCCTCGGGCAGCCAGTTTTACGTTTTAGGCTATACCGGAAACAGCGCAGAGCCGCTGGTATTCCGCGCCACCACTGTGGACTACACAGGCCCGGCCGCGGACCCGGGCAGCGATACGCCCACCCCGACGGTAAAGCCTGAACCCAGCGTCAACCCGAATCCGACGGTTCAGCCAACAGACCATAACGGCGGTAAAAACGCCGGCACCGGCCTGTTCGACACCACGGCCGGCATGAGCCTGGCCATCGCGGCCATCCTGCTCATCGCTGCCGGCGGCGGCTTCGTCGTCTACCGCAAACGCAAAAACAGCTGA
- a CDS encoding S8 family serine peptidase gives MKKKLGALLLSLIFMLSTVPVPALAQSDDPVSDGTPGEDYVSGEAIALVTGGAAALNRQNALGRNAAPAYETEALMTLDNTNAEAQIDGLRSAADTEEQTLVLVRSRDGSSTGELIGQLQDNPAVTLAEPNYIYHETTAAEASPAAESTSVTNAADLSNFQWALDNPIRSGADLNVQPVYDSGVTGQDVVVAVLDSGIDDTHPDLQSQMWDQGLEYSALTAMGGGRYGINVCRAYKDTTDTNPEVNTHGTHCAGIIGAAWDGQGVAGVAGGVKLMALRHGDDTGTSYNSDTLKAYDYMSRAVDAGVNLRAVNNSWGGTYYGESLRLAVNTLGQKGVVSVFASGNSNEDADNVAGTSISFGESPWAINVNAMNEYGQASLFSNYGQRCTDIYAPGTQILSTILTGQAEYNALLASDNVLYTGFETGAGATDHADVADSDGKTLSFYTYDDSQPHKMGGAITPSEDSSLTVYGSRVLSVPTQGDAWSRIISAPITLKNLGTDREMSLSFTGNGPDVQGFISASILTTDAQGNTALHPLGATCNAGWESVEENYVVIGGDDWLNYHASLKPEWLEGTFQIVFDVCDTTEIIGHIELDAVGIGSEKLACTNMSGTSMAAPAVAGSVALLCAAHPTEDAATIAARVMGGANRGLDADMDAQCLSGGALDTAKASQNPDPVLRQIRQDGQTLTLDGHFFGSAAGIVTVNGMPAQVTGWSDTEITAVVNGEIPGNMAEVRITRPDNAWGRNYKTLTTPVQSLYETLPLPDAGTPGYEGSYFQRLGTAKSILTGVGQKLYLTVGDINYENQLIESDWDKCVTELWCYDPAAASWQRLPDLPETPYILQDVCAWQGKLYLIGGFLNETKEGYESGLYSYDPADNRWTRGPFQSDLAIYKAALINYQDQLVLAGVSREPDNSFLTLNPETGETTALALSLPADEAMLEGTCAYEPTIAVCGQNRDQLVMNHYSYDYLENGEQKTANSDTPWYYDGQRWIKGQLPENTAAPQDVATPGGLKSGALMTGYTIGGSGSAEYRDTLSLAADGSARFLAEPLADIALIHVRGLAYQGSYYVLASSPQAGTGLVFKRMAADTSDAAEPAQPVDPDTPVQPETPESPGTPDIPDTQTGQNTQPGSVSTGVLGGPAGTVAAGLLLAAALISMGLYRHRKNLRD, from the coding sequence GTGAAAAAGAAATTAGGGGCTCTGCTTCTGAGCCTGATTTTTATGCTTTCCACTGTGCCTGTCCCAGCGCTGGCACAATCGGACGACCCTGTAAGCGACGGAACGCCCGGGGAGGATTATGTCTCCGGCGAGGCCATCGCACTGGTAACGGGCGGCGCCGCCGCCTTAAATCGCCAGAACGCTCTAGGGCGGAACGCCGCTCCGGCCTACGAAACCGAAGCGCTCATGACCTTGGACAACACAAACGCCGAAGCCCAGATCGATGGCCTGCGCTCTGCCGCCGACACGGAGGAACAGACCCTGGTGCTGGTCCGGTCCCGGGACGGCAGCAGCACCGGGGAGCTGATCGGGCAGCTGCAGGACAATCCGGCCGTCACCCTGGCCGAGCCCAACTACATTTATCATGAAACCACCGCCGCCGAAGCCAGCCCGGCGGCCGAAAGCACCAGTGTTACCAATGCGGCCGACCTGAGCAATTTCCAGTGGGCCCTTGACAATCCCATCAGATCCGGCGCGGATTTAAACGTCCAGCCTGTGTACGACAGCGGCGTTACCGGCCAGGACGTGGTGGTGGCCGTGCTGGACAGCGGCATCGACGACACCCATCCCGATCTCCAGAGCCAGATGTGGGATCAGGGGCTCGAGTATTCCGCCCTGACCGCCATGGGCGGCGGCCGGTACGGCATCAACGTCTGCCGGGCTTACAAAGACACCACCGACACTAACCCTGAGGTCAACACCCACGGCACCCACTGCGCAGGCATCATCGGCGCGGCCTGGGACGGCCAGGGCGTGGCCGGTGTGGCCGGCGGCGTGAAGCTCATGGCCCTGCGCCACGGCGATGACACCGGCACCTCCTACAACAGTGACACCCTCAAGGCCTACGACTATATGTCCCGGGCTGTGGACGCGGGCGTGAACCTGAGAGCCGTCAACAATTCCTGGGGCGGCACCTACTACGGCGAGTCCCTGAGGCTGGCCGTGAACACCCTGGGCCAAAAGGGTGTGGTCTCTGTTTTTGCCTCGGGCAACAGCAATGAGGACGCGGACAACGTGGCTGGCACCAGCATCAGCTTCGGCGAGAGCCCCTGGGCCATCAACGTCAACGCCATGAACGAGTACGGTCAGGCCAGCCTTTTCTCCAATTACGGCCAGCGCTGCACCGATATCTATGCCCCCGGCACCCAGATTCTGTCCACCATCCTCACCGGACAGGCCGAGTACAACGCCCTGCTGGCCAGTGACAATGTCCTGTACACAGGCTTTGAAACCGGAGCAGGCGCCACCGACCACGCCGACGTGGCCGACAGCGACGGAAAGACCCTGAGCTTTTATACCTACGACGATTCACAACCCCATAAAATGGGCGGGGCCATCACACCCAGTGAGGACAGCAGTCTCACGGTCTACGGCAGCCGGGTGCTGTCAGTGCCCACCCAGGGCGATGCGTGGAGCAGGATCATCTCAGCCCCCATTACGCTTAAAAATCTTGGCACAGACAGGGAAATGAGCCTGTCCTTTACCGGCAATGGCCCGGACGTCCAGGGCTTTATCAGTGCCAGTATCCTCACCACCGACGCCCAGGGAAACACGGCCCTGCACCCGCTGGGTGCGACCTGTAACGCCGGCTGGGAAAGCGTCGAGGAGAATTACGTGGTCATCGGCGGTGATGACTGGCTGAACTATCATGCCAGCCTGAAGCCAGAGTGGCTGGAGGGCACCTTCCAGATTGTTTTTGATGTCTGCGATACCACCGAGATCATCGGCCATATCGAGCTGGATGCCGTGGGCATTGGCAGCGAAAAGCTGGCCTGCACCAACATGTCTGGTACCTCCATGGCCGCCCCGGCCGTAGCCGGATCCGTGGCCCTGCTGTGCGCGGCCCACCCCACCGAGGACGCCGCCACCATCGCCGCTCGGGTCATGGGCGGTGCGAACCGGGGGCTGGACGCGGATATGGACGCCCAATGCCTGAGCGGCGGCGCCCTGGACACAGCAAAAGCCAGCCAAAACCCCGATCCGGTTCTGCGGCAGATCCGCCAGGACGGCCAAACCCTGACCCTTGACGGTCATTTCTTTGGCAGCGCGGCCGGCATTGTGACCGTGAACGGCATGCCAGCCCAGGTTACCGGCTGGTCCGACACCGAAATCACCGCAGTGGTGAATGGTGAAATCCCCGGCAATATGGCCGAGGTGCGCATCACAAGGCCCGATAACGCCTGGGGACGGAACTACAAGACCCTGACCACCCCGGTCCAGTCGTTGTACGAGACCCTGCCCCTGCCCGATGCGGGCACCCCGGGCTACGAGGGCTCCTACTTCCAGCGGCTGGGCACAGCCAAAAGCATCTTAACCGGTGTGGGTCAGAAGCTCTACCTGACCGTGGGCGACATCAACTACGAAAACCAGCTCATCGAGAGCGACTGGGATAAGTGCGTCACCGAGCTCTGGTGCTATGATCCGGCGGCCGCCAGCTGGCAGCGGCTGCCCGACCTGCCCGAGACCCCCTATATTCTGCAGGACGTCTGCGCCTGGCAGGGTAAGCTGTACCTGATCGGCGGCTTTTTGAACGAGACAAAGGAAGGCTATGAATCCGGCCTTTACAGCTACGACCCAGCCGATAACCGCTGGACCAGGGGTCCGTTTCAGTCCGACCTCGCCATTTATAAAGCGGCCCTTATCAACTATCAGGACCAGCTCGTGCTGGCCGGCGTCAGCCGGGAACCGGACAACAGCTTCCTGACGCTGAACCCCGAAACCGGGGAGACCACCGCCCTGGCCCTTTCACTGCCCGCCGACGAAGCCATGCTTGAGGGCACCTGCGCCTACGAGCCCACCATCGCCGTCTGCGGCCAAAACCGGGATCAGCTGGTCATGAACCATTACAGCTACGACTATCTGGAAAACGGCGAACAAAAAACAGCCAATTCCGACACGCCCTGGTATTACGACGGCCAGCGCTGGATCAAAGGCCAGCTGCCAGAAAACACAGCCGCGCCGCAGGACGTGGCAACCCCGGGCGGCCTTAAAAGCGGCGCGCTCATGACAGGCTACACCATCGGCGGCAGCGGCAGCGCCGAATACCGAGACACCCTAAGCCTCGCGGCCGACGGCAGCGCCCGCTTTCTGGCAGAGCCCCTGGCAGATATCGCCCTGATCCATGTCAGAGGTCTGGCCTATCAGGGCAGCTACTACGTGCTGGCCTCCTCGCCCCAGGCCGGGACAGGACTGGTCTTTAAACGCATGGCCGCCGACACCAGCGATGCGGCCGAGCCGGCCCAGCCTGTGGATCCCGACACTCCGGTTCAGCCGGAAACGCCGGAATCCCCCGGCACACCGGACATCCCGGATACGCAGACCGGCCAGAACACCCAGCCTGGCAGCGTCTCGACCGGCGTGCTGGGCGGCCCGGCCGGCACAGTGGCAGCAGGCCTGCTGCTGGCCGCCGCCCTCATATCGATGGGCCTGTACCGCCACCGTAAAAACCTGAGAGACTAA
- a CDS encoding CPBP family intramembrane glutamic endopeptidase — protein sequence MNLLKNGCRRHGILAALILGLAAIAVLFVLELLLLRGFGLSAFSTAFILTDAALRFGLGIFVLFLLFRLEITKNPGFRARGLGKSLLLAWPFFLLFAGILVFSLISANLTGRSLGLGWVLTQIVFMASVGFFEELVFRAGVVNLIKNQLGSSRSALIKTAVMAAVIFSLAHCLNLIGHADLTYTLSQVITNFGMGLFLSTLYLRTGNLIGPMIFHTVNDIVPAIAGQTLVDAQAAATASSGLSPSILVTFVLYLALSAFYLRRVTGE from the coding sequence ATGAACCTACTAAAAAACGGGTGCCGCAGGCACGGTATTCTCGCTGCCCTTATCCTGGGGCTGGCTGCCATCGCGGTTCTTTTTGTTCTGGAGCTGCTGCTCCTAAGGGGCTTTGGCCTGAGCGCTTTTTCCACAGCATTCATCCTGACCGACGCGGCCCTTCGCTTTGGGCTGGGTATTTTTGTCCTCTTTCTGCTGTTCAGGCTGGAAATTACCAAAAACCCTGGCTTCAGGGCCAGAGGCCTTGGGAAATCCCTTCTGCTGGCCTGGCCTTTTTTTCTGCTCTTTGCCGGCATTCTGGTTTTTTCTTTAATCTCGGCCAATCTCACAGGCCGGTCTTTGGGCCTTGGATGGGTGCTGACTCAGATTGTTTTTATGGCCTCTGTGGGATTTTTTGAGGAGCTTGTCTTTCGGGCCGGCGTTGTCAATCTGATTAAAAACCAGCTGGGCAGCTCCCGGAGCGCCCTTATCAAAACCGCGGTCATGGCGGCGGTCATCTTTTCCCTTGCCCATTGCCTGAACCTCATCGGCCATGCGGATCTCACCTATACCCTGTCTCAGGTGATCACCAATTTTGGCATGGGTCTCTTTCTGAGCACCCTCTACCTGCGCACCGGAAACCTCATCGGCCCCATGATTTTCCATACTGTGAACGATATTGTGCCGGCCATCGCCGGACAGACCCTTGTAGATGCTCAGGCGGCCGCCACAGCTTCTTCCGGGCTGAGCCCCTCTATTCTGGTCACCTTTGTCCTTTACCTGGCCCTCAGTGCTTTTTATCTGAGACGGGTGACGGGTGAATAA
- a CDS encoding phage antirepressor KilAC domain-containing protein, translating to MNRKQTTPAATVKQKKLRPWCASCALKQEDRVLGGFESLSDIDQYIELFFIEKQLEALQQDYNEKMGCIKRQTSEPKAADPEPACSVQELAGKMQASGIDIGRNQLYSWLRHNGYARYQSQGTSQHLPTEEALAQNYMVTEKVPCREKRTGRLNYNTRLLVTGRGQDFFIKALRAERSSAAEAVGV from the coding sequence ATGAATCGTAAACAAACAACCCCGGCCGCAACGGTAAAACAAAAAAAGCTCCGCCCCTGGTGTGCTTCGTGCGCTCTAAAACAGGAAGACCGCGTTTTAGGCGGCTTTGAGAGCCTTTCCGACATCGATCAGTACATCGAGCTCTTCTTTATCGAAAAGCAGCTGGAGGCCCTGCAGCAGGACTACAACGAAAAGATGGGCTGTATAAAAAGACAGACGTCAGAGCCCAAAGCAGCAGACCCAGAGCCGGCGTGCAGCGTGCAGGAGCTGGCCGGAAAAATGCAGGCATCCGGCATCGACATTGGCCGGAACCAGCTTTATTCCTGGCTGCGGCACAACGGCTATGCGCGCTACCAGAGTCAAGGAACCTCTCAGCATCTGCCCACCGAGGAAGCATTGGCCCAAAACTACATGGTCACCGAAAAGGTTCCCTGCCGCGAGAAAAGAACCGGGAGGCTTAACTACAACACCAGACTTCTGGTAACCGGCAGAGGCCAGGACTTTTTCATCAAAGCCCTGAGAGCAGAGCGGAGCTCCGCCGCAGAGGCGGTGGGCGTATGA